Proteins encoded by one window of Rutidosis leptorrhynchoides isolate AG116_Rl617_1_P2 chromosome 7, CSIRO_AGI_Rlap_v1, whole genome shotgun sequence:
- the LOC139856943 gene encoding uncharacterized protein — translation MPPVLGVHLILTSLSKDYDGFVMNYNMHSMGKTIPELHAMLKQAEKGLPKKTPAVLTIKEGKIQKRKPQAGSGKAKGKSKKAYTPKKKIPPPAKKEHPAKDMACHHCGQIGHWRRNCVLYLEELKKGKAGSTSTSGT, via the exons ATGCCACCAGTTCTTGGAGTGCACTTGATACTTACTTCACTATCCAAGGACTATGAtggatttgtaatgaattacaatatgcatagCATGGGAAAAACCATTCCTGAGCTACATGCAATGCTTAAGCAAGCTGAAAAGGGGCTACCAAAGAAGACTCCTGCAGTCTTAACCATAAAGGAAGGTAAAATCCAGAAAAGAAAGCCGCAAGCTGGAAGTGGAAAGGCAAAAGGAAAGAGTAAGAAAGCTTACACACctaagaagaaaattccaccaccAGCAAAGAAAGAGCATCCCGCAAAGGACATGGCTTGTCACCATTGCGGCCAGATTGGTCATTGGAGACGAAACTGTGTGCTTTACTTGGAAGAGTTGAAGAAGGGAAAGGCTGGTTCGACCAGCACTTCAG GGACTTAG
- the LOC139859170 gene encoding uncharacterized protein: MTSNAIQSVNNMTIRSILEKEKLNGNNFIDWYRNLQIVLKSERKLHHLENPLPEAPPETANATVRNAYTKQYNEQLEVACLMLASMTSELQRNLMDYNAYDMIEELKTMFQQQAEQELFETVKAFHACKHELGA, translated from the exons ATGACATCAAACGCAATTCAATCCGTAAACAACATGACCATAAGGTCAATCCTTGAGAAGGAAAAATTGAATGGTAACAACTTCATTGACTGGTATCGAAACCTTCAGATTGTCTTAAAGTCTGAAAGGAAGTTGCACCATCTGGAAAATCCTTTACCTGAAGCCCCACCTGAAACTGCTAATGCTACTGTTCGTAATGCTTATACTAAGCAGTATAACGAACAACTTGAAGTGGCATGTCTTATGCTTGCTAGCATGACCTCTGAGCTCCAAAGGAACTTAATGGACTACAATGCATATGACATGATCGAGGAACTCAAGACGATGTTCCAACAGCAGGCAGAACAGGAATTGTTTGAAACTGTGAAAGCGTTTCACGCTTGCAAACATGAGTTGGG CGCCTAG
- the LOC139859169 gene encoding uncharacterized protein, whose protein sequence is MPKMDRNKWVYEIPRHSHEYLTELSEFMKVADEDRTYEDLRTISQHLIVNGFVDEYICWSWHGELLVDNHNVRYEGNVDGTNANTDSRDDGYHDNLEDMLHDLEHNIDENDFDKLQQSFTDSEKPLYAGCTKFTKLSAVLRLVNLKANNNWSDKSFTSLLELLHDMLPEDNELPVSYYQAKKVMCPMGLEVQRIYACPNDCILYRNEYKDLHECPVCGVSRYNKKKQTELDSNVTKNGPPANLLWYFRIIPRLKRLFGSAKDAKLLRWHAEERKKDGKLRHVADSSQWRNIDNVYTEFGQEVRNIRLGLSSDGINPFINMSSRHSTWPVLLCVYNLPPWLCMKRKYIMMSLLIQGPKQPGNDIDVYLASLIDDLQTLWNPGVAVYDAYKKETFNLRSMIFCTISDFPAYGNLSGYSTKGAKACPLCEDDTSSRWLKKSRKMVFMGHQKSLERHHPYRRKKYLFDGTIENGRARSPLDGEMTFSRVENVNVVFGKTNKSREKGIWKKRSIFWRLPYWKYLQVRHCIDVMHIEKNVCDSLIGLLLNIQGKTKDGVNVRYDMAEMNIRKELHPVEIEGKRPYLPVACYTLSKAEKTKFCQSLYGVKVPSGYSANIKSLVSIKDNKLIGMKSHDCHVLMTQMIPIAIRGILPDRI, encoded by the exons ATGCCTAAG ATGGATCGTAATAAATGGGTGTATGAGATACCTCGTCATAGTCACGAGTATCTTACGGAGTTGTCTGAATTTATGAAAGTTGCTGACGAGGATCGA ACTTATGAGGATCTTCGTACAATTAGCCAACATCTAATTGTAAATGGGTTTGTGGATGAGTATATTTGTTGGTCATGGCACGGTGAACTACTAGTGGATAACCACAATGTTAGATATGAAGGTAATGTTGATGGTACAAATGCAAATACGGATTCACGTGATGATGGTTATCATGATAATTTAGAAGATATGTTACATGATTTGGAGCATAATATTGACGAAAATGATTTTGATAAACTTCAACAAAGTTTTACTGATTCAGAAAAACCATTATATGCCGGATGTACGAAGTTTACCAAATTATCAGCTGTCTTGAGACTGGTTAATTTAAAAGCAAACAACAATTGGAGTGATAAAAGTTTTACAAGCCTTTTGGAGTTGTTACATGACATGCTACCTGAAGATAACGAATTGCCCGTCTCATATTATCAAGCCAAAAAAGTCATGTGCCCAATGGGATTAGAAGTTCAAAGAATATACGCATGTCCAAATGATTGTATATTATATAGAAATGAGTATAAAGACTTACATGAGTGTCCTGTATGTGGCGTGTCAAGgtataataaaaaaaaacaaacagaGTTGGATAGTAATGTGACCAAGAATGGCCCCCCGGCTAATTTGTTGTGGTATTTTCGCATCATACCAAGACTGAAACGATTATTTGGAAGCGCTAAAGATGCAAAATTATTACGTTGGCATGCAGAAGAGCGTAAGAAAGATGGAAAACTAAGACACGTGGCCGATTCTTCTCAATGGAGGAATATTGACAATGTATATACAGAATTTGGACAGGAGGTTAGAAATATACGTTTGGGACTTAGTTCAGACGGAATTAATCCTTTCATAAACATGAGTAGTCGCCATAGTACATGGCCGGTTCTTCTATGTGTATACAATCTTCCGCCATGGTTATGCATGAAACGCAAATACATCATGATGTCTTTATTGATACAGGGTCCAAAACAACCTGGGAATGACATCGACGTTTATTTAGCCTCATTAATTGACGACTTGCAAACATTATGGAATCCCGGTGTTGCCGTATATGATGCGTATAAGAAGGAGACTTTCAACTTGCGTTCCATGATTTTTTGTACCATCAGCGATTTTCCAGCGTATGGGAATTTATCAGGATACAGTACCAAAGGAGCAAAGGCGTGCCCTCTTTGTGAAGATGACACATCTTCAAGATGGTTAAAAAAAAGTAGGAAAATGGTGTTTATGGGACATCAAAAATCACTTGAAAGACATCATCCATATCGTAGAAAGAAATACTTGTTTGATGGTACCATTGAGAATGGAAGAGCACGATCACCATTGGATGGAGAAATGACATTTTCCCGGGTTGAAAATGTAAATGTTGTGTTTGGAAAAACAAACAAAAGTCGCGAAAAGGGGATATGGAAAAAACGATCTATATTTTGGCGTCTACCGTACTGGAAATATTTACAAGTCCGACACTGTATTGATGTTATGCATATTGAAAAGAATGTTTGTGATAGTTTgataggattgttgttgaacatacaAGGGAAGACAAAGGATGGAGTTAATGTTCGATATGACATGGCCGAAATGAATATTCGAAAAGAGCTTCATCCAGTTGAGATCGAAGGTAAACGACCTTATCTGCCTGTAGCTTGCTATACCTTATCAAAGGCCGAGAAAACAAAATTTTGTCAAAGCTTATATGGTGTTAAGGTTCCATCTGGCTACTCTGCTAACATCAAGAGTTTGGTGTCAATCAAAGACAATAAACTTATTGGTATGAAGTCACACGATTGTCATGTTTTAATGACCCAAATGATTCCTATTGCAATTCGTGGAATACTTCCAGACCGAATCTGA